From the genome of Miscanthus floridulus cultivar M001 chromosome 10, ASM1932011v1, whole genome shotgun sequence, one region includes:
- the LOC136488295 gene encoding uncharacterized protein: MEDRQWMYTGRRSRNDYDVDWVKRTDDFLKHAFGEGVAKGHSLVWCPCSHCDNRRRVDKHTMGKHLVYHGYTPGYHRWIYHGEADRIREEVVRPRLEPFDDDAGVADMIDDAHQAQFAEGRDKEEMEANVEAFYKMLDSASKPLHEHTNISQLDAIGRVMGLKAELNLSQEGFDKMLTVFGTMLPKNHILPPNLYESEKLLRALKMPYDKIHCCPKGCVLFWKEHEHAKYCPKCGSSRYLEVVSGDGQKVQLTIPARVLRHLPFIARIQRLFMTEETAKQMTWHKNGKRYNPDKMVHPSDAEAWQYFNDRHPEKAAEARNEVIWECSWSL; this comes from the exons atggaggaccgtcagtggatgtacacggggcgAAGAAGTCGAAACGATTACGACGTGGATTGGGTGAAGAGGACAGatgacttcttgaaacatgcatttggcgagGGTGTAGCTAAAgggcattctctagtttggtgtccgtgCAGCCACTGTGACAACAGGAGAAGGGTGGACAAGCataccatgggtaaacatcttgtgtaccATGGTTATACGccgggctaccaccggtggatctaccatggtgaagccgatcgtatcagagaggaggtggtgagaccacgtctCGAGCCTTTTGACgatgatgctggggtagcagacatgatAGATGATGCTCACCAAgctcagttcgctgaaggacgtgacaaggaggagatggaggcaaatGTAGAagccttctacaaaatgttggactcggcgTCTAAACCCCTTCACGAGCATACAAatatttctcagctggatgccattgggcGTGTGATGGggctgaaggccgagttaaacctgagtcaagaaggcttcgataagatgttgactgtgtttggcaccatgctaccgaaGAACCACATTCTGCCCCCCAACTTGTACGAGTCAGAAAAACTCCTTCGTGCGCTCAAGATGCCATATGATAAGATACATTGTTGTCCAAAAGGGTGTGTCCTATtttggaaagaacacgagcatgcaaagtactgtccgaagtgtggATCCTCCAGATACCTGGAGGTAGTATCTGGTGATGGCCAAAAGGTGCAGCTTACGATCCCCGCGAGAGTCTTACGTCACCTTCCTTTCATAGCGAGGATCCAACGacttttcatgaccgaggaaactgcgaaacagatgacatggcacaagaatggcaagcGGTACAATCCAGACAAGATGGTTCATCCATCCGATGCTGAAGCATGGCAGTACTTTAATGATCGACATCCTGAGAAAGCAGCTgaggctcggaat gaagtaatatgggagtgttcatggagcctgtga